The Oncorhynchus tshawytscha isolate Ot180627B linkage group LG02, Otsh_v2.0, whole genome shotgun sequence genome contains the following window.
ttcaattctcgggccgactcttttctctgtatatttcaatgatgtcgctcttgctgctggtgattctttgatccacctccacacagacgacatcattctgtatacatctggcccttctttggacactgtgttaacaaacctcaaaacgagcttcaacaccatacaacactccttctgtggcctccaactgctcttaaaagctAGAAAAACGAAACgcatgctcttcaatcgatcgcagcccgcacccgcccgcccgactaacatcactactctgggcggctctgacttagaaaatgtggacaactacaaatacctaggtgtctggttagactgtaaactctccttccagactcacattaagcatctagAATcaacttcctatttcgcaaaacaaagcatccttcactcatgctgccaaacataccctcgtaaaactgactatcctaccgatccttgacttcagcggtgtcatttacaaaatagcccccaacactctactcagcaaattggatgcagtctatcacagtgccatccgttttgtcaccaaagccccataatactgctctcgttggctggtccttgctacatattcgtcgccaaacccactgactccaggtcatctataagtctttgctaggtaaagctccgacttatctcagctcactagtcaccatagcaacacccacccttagcacgtgctccagcaggtattagaggtcgaccgattaattagggccgatttcaagttttcataacaatcggaaatcactATTTTTGAACGCCGATTTTTTTTtggacacctttatttaactaggcaagtcagttaagaacacattcttattttcaatgacggcctaggaacactgggttaactgccttgttcaggggcagaacgacagatttttaccttgtcagctctgggattcaatcgtgcaaccttacagttaactagtccaacgctctaaccacctgcctctcattgcactccacgaggagcctacctgttacgcaaatgcagtagaagccaaggtaagttgctagctagcattaaacttatcttgtaaaaaaaacaatcaatcactaTATAATTGATGCAACActggggatgatttaacaaaagctaatttgcgaaaaaagcacaatcgttccacgactgtacctaaccataaacaccaatgcctttcttaaaatcaatacacagaagtatatatttttaaacctgcatatttagctaaaagaaatccaggttagcaggcaatattaaccaggtgaaattgtgtcacttctcttgcgttcattgcatgcagagtcagggtatatgcaacattttgggcagcctggctcaatgcgaactaatttgccaaacttttacgtaattatgacataacattgaaggttgtgcaatgtaacaagaatatttagacttaaggatgccatccgttagataaaatacggaacgattccgtatttcactgaaataataaacgtttagttttcgaaatgatagtttccagattcgaccatattaatgacccgaaggctcgtatttctgtgtgttatgttataattaagtctatgatttgatatttgatagagcagtctgactgggcGATGgtaggctcgtaagcattcgttcaaacagcactttcgtgcattttgccagcagctcttcgcaagcacggtgctgtttatgacttcaagcctatcagcctatagctggtgtaaccgatgtgaaatggctagctagttagcggggtgcgcgctaatagcgtttcaaatgtcactcgctctgagacttggagtagttattccccttgctctgcaagggccgtggcttttgtggagcgatgggtaacgctgcttcgagtgtggttgttgtcgatgtgttcctggttcgagcccaggtacgggcgaggagagggacggaagctatactgttacactggcaatactaaagtgcctataagaacatccaatattcaaaggtatatgaaatacaaatggtatagataaatagtcctataaatactatgttaactacaacctaaaacttcttaccttggaatattgaagtctcatgttaaaaggaaccaccaactttcatattgtaatgaaacagcaagGAGCAAGtctcgaaccctcaaccttcgAGCCCGAGTTCCGGcgtgctatcgactgtgccgcaaaagcatgctcgtgcggcagagtcgatttccgcgcttataaacccagtgtcgttacactactccctcctttcaaagagtGTGTCCTCACGCTAGCTTGCGGCTCTACGTCTTACAGGAACGCGCTCACcggccaagcacacgcactgtcgtggatgcgaggtccgatcacttctgacaccaatgtaatgaaacagcaagGAGCAAGTCttgaaccctcgaccttcgagcccgaggtctGGCGAGCTAttgactgtgccgcaaaagcatgctcgtgcggcagagtcgatttccgcgcttataaacccagggtcgttacaatagtttctcatgttctgagcaaggaactcaaacattagcttttttacatggcacatattgcacttttacttctccaacactttgtttttgcattatttaaacaaaattttaataaaaaattaattaaacaaaatttcattatttatttgaggctaaattgatttttattgatgtattatattaagttaaaagtgttcattcagtattgttgtaattgtccttattacaaaaaataaatacaattgtagattaatcggtatcggcgttgaaaaatcataatcggtcgacctctaccaggtatatttcactggtcatccccaaagccaacagctcctttggccgcctttccttacagttctctgctgccaatgactggaacaaattgcaacaATCActtaagttggagacttatatctccctcactaactaagtgtcagctgtcagagcagcttaccgatcgctgcagctgtacacagcacatgtgtaaatagcccatccaactacctacctcatccccatgtttgtttttctgctcttttgtactccaatatttctacttgcacatatctcactccagtgtaaattgatcaattgtaattacttcgccactattggcctatttattgccttacctccttacttcatttgcacacaccgtatacagatttttctattgtgttatactgtacatttgtttatcccatgtttaactctgtgttgttgtttttgtcgcactgctttgctttatcttggccaggtcacagttgtaaatgagacttgacttgttctcaactggcctacctggtgaaataaaaagaaTAGAGGCACCTCAAAAATTATGTAGAGAATGTGTGTCGCAGCCATGAGGTTTATATATAGGGGCGGACCCCAGCTGTGACACAGGTGCAAATGTGACACAGGGTGTAAATCCTCACCTTGGATGTATCCCTCCGCCGCGGAGTGATACCAATATATTAGAGTGATCCATATTGCTCACATAACCGTGGTTACGTGATCCATATTGCTCACATAACCGTGGTTACATACATAACCTtcgtttcctcagacacattggtgcggctggctttcgggttaaGCGGGCTATTGTCAAGAAGCAGTATGGCTTGGCTCGGTTGTGTTTCGGAGTACAGGAGTtgaagcgatgagacaagactaactacaaattggataccatgaaattggggagaaaacagggtaaaagtacaaataaaaacagatataATAATTGTGATAAGTGTTGATGAAAGATGGATAAAGGAGAAGGATAGACAGGCGAGTTCATTTCCTTACCACTGGTAACCAGGAAGCAGACTTTGCCCTGGAAGTAACCTGGGTCTAAATACTTGAGGGAGGTCTCTGCTGACTGGAagctgaggagagagaaaagcagtAGCATTGCCACTGGAAGAAGAGGCCAGTAAAAGCCACACAATAGGTCCATCTCCCTATGGATGGTTCTTATTGTCTGTATGTGAATTACCTGAGCTCTGAGGTTAGGTGAATGATGAAAACCACCAGATCTATCCGTGGCCGAGACTCCTCGTTTTCCATGGGTAGTGGGAGGCTTCTGGCCAACCTTCTGGTACAGAAAGAAGACACGACTGTTAGAAGGGTTGTGACTAGATGGTATACCGCTACTTTCGTCaagtgacttttcgtagcaggttaggagagcattttagctaactCTAATACTTTTTTAAATCTAAATCTCCTAACATGCTACGAAAAGCCTCTTCCGTCCGTAGCTGTATACCATCTAGTCAAAACCCCTACCTAGCTCGCTAGTTGATAACTCAATTCAGTACATACACATTGACATTGACAGTCTTCTCTTGAAGAACAACAGTGTCAGCTAACTTCTGCTGAAATTGCTCTTCGTTCTCCACCAGCTGAAATAAGAAACACATTCATTGAGTAACAACGGGTGAGTTAGCGGTGTGTCTAAACATAGATACAAATATTGACTTCTGTTTATGTAAATGTATCAATAATCTGGATAGCAGTAATGTCACAATTGGTTTAGTCATAATAATCATTGGTAATTAGTTACGTTTACTAGCCAACGTTACTTACAGGACCACTTACCAGTATGTTGGCTGTGTTTAGTCCAGTAAGTCTACTAAATGGTTTGAGTAAAGACATTTTACTTCCAAAAAGTCAAATTGCGTTATAAAGCGTTTAGCAATCCTGTCGCTAAATAACTACAATTCATACACAACTCCAATGTTATGGTggaataaaataatttatccatGACTTTTGTGGCGCGTAATTTCAAACTTCCGTTAAACGTCATGACGTATTCTTCTGCTGCCATTTTAAGGAGCACGACTGCCATCTACTGTCTAAAAAGTGTAACTACATAAATGTAATCCTGCTGCTACCTTCACTTTGCACAAAATTCGGATATTTCTTTGCTAAACAGTCAATTAAAGGTAGAAACCATAGTTGCtatatccattttttttttttttttaacttatgAATGATATATCCATTAATTCTTGAATGTAatgtataaatgcctcatgagcaaGTTTAAGCTTGTTATACTCCAATGTTAATAAACCAAATGTTAACCGTGTTTTGAGGTTATGTATTGTTAACATAATTGTTTATATCATGGATTGGTCAGTCCTGGCATCCATAGCTATGAATTTGAAAGGTTACAGTTCTCctggcccatccctcagctttttaccaaaaccaAGGCGGGGTGTCTGCTTTGTTGTTTCAACTAAGGATTCCAACATTAAGAATGGACAGGAAACACGGGTCACAATGGAAGCAGGACTTTTATTAACTTTGTAGTAGATGGCACAGCAAGGTAGATCCCCCAAACATCCACCTTGACTCACAGCaaaaggactgtgtgtgtgtgtgtgtgtgtgtgtgtgtgtgtgtgtctgttcatggGTTTCTTCTGAATACCAATAAAGTAACAGTATGTAAAATTCTTGTGTACGTTGTCAACTATATTGAATTCTACATGTCCATATTAGTGTGAAGAGTTAAGTGGTACTCTCAAGTATGTTTATCGTTCATCACTGTTTGTGTATAAATCATAGTTGTACACACTATATGCGCTCCCCCATATGAAACCGATCTTTGATCCATGTTGGAACCCAGAAAATGACAACAGCATCAACATTGTCAATCATAATGATGATAGAAAAAACAGAACAGCAtttctaaaataaaataatgtttaaatGGGTAGAACTTCCATCTCCCTCTACTAACCCCATCCCAATATCCAATTATTACATGAAATAAAGTGTTGCTCCCAGTCCAACCTCCTTCCTTTCATTCAAGGTCTTTCCCATTCATCCCATTCGAAAGCTCCACCAACTATCTCTGCATGCTCCCATCCTGATTTCCTTGTCTCAATTTTTTCTCTCCGCCCAATTTATGTCGCACTTCAACATGAATgaacacacatactcactcacCACCCTCCTGGAAACTTCCAGCCAGTCCCaattctctccctcccacctggcCATAAACCTTTGATGATTGCGGATGTGAAAGGTCTGGATAGTTATAAGCAGTGTAGCTTCCACCATATTGCTTCCATCTTATAGATCTGCAAACATCTAAGGGTTATGGCTCAGGTGAAGGGGTAAGGAGCCCATTAGAATGGGCTGTTGCGCCATCTTTCTAAACCCCCCCTGCTCTAACATGACCTCGGATGTCCCCCTCTGTATCATATCTCCCCCgactccctctccccatctgagCTGGAACGTCTATCCCTCTCTAGCGACagagatctctctctttctctccccctggcCATCATCTCTGGAGAGGTGGATCTCTCCCGGTCTTCCCTCGTCATGGGCTCAGGCCTGTCGTCTTGCTCCCGGGAGCGGGGtggtccctctcctccactctccctccatctctcctgggAAGGGGAGCGCCCTGAGGGTGAACGCCCAGATGGAGAGCGCTGAGATGGTGAGCGGGGTTCTCTGTCTCGGGTGTGTGAGGATCTGTCCCTGGAAGACCTGGGTAGAAGGAAACAGATCAGGAATTGGTAAAAGATCAAGCACCCGATGATAGACAAACAAAATTAAACCCAGACAAACTGTTTGGAAAGAGCTGGTTCGTAgggttcattagggcacacacaGTATAGCAAAACATTTTACAATGTAAAAACTGGCAAAACCAGGCAACCTGGTAaaattaaggtaaaataaaaaggtagtTGTACCTCCCTGTTTTAATCTAGTTGCTGCCTGATTTTAGTGACATAAGGGCTAtgtgggtcgtgttcattagggcacaagGTCCGtagaaaaacatttttcaacggAAAGAAAACATCCAAGTTTTTTGTTGTTCAGgcaacctggtaaaataaaaaaggtaGTAGTACCTCCTGATTTCATTCAGTTCTAGTTCTAGTTGGTGCTTGATTTTAGTGACATAAGGGCTATCTGCCATTTTCTAAGTATCACATCAgggttcctgtctgtctgttgggcctcacctcttcctcttgctCCTGTGAGAGTGTGAGCGCGAGCGATGCCCATCTTTGTGTCTATGCTTACGCTCCCTTTCCCTGTcccgctctcctcctccctcctcccggGGACGAGAGGAGCGGTGTCGTCTCGAGCGATGGGAGGATgagctgcctccctccctgtatcgTTCACTGCTTCTTGATCTTGTCCTGTGAAAAAATACATCAAAGTGTATTGTTAAAATACAAGAGAACGAGCATTTAGAAGCATTTGTTTGATGTCAGATTTAGCTCACCTCCGGcgatctctctcccctcgctctctttctctctccctctcccgtacACGTTCAGTTTCGcgctccctctccttttccctctccttttccctctcccgtTCTCGCTCCAGCTCCCACTCCtttgctctctcttcctccttttcacGCTCCTCCCTTCTTCTCAGACGCAATCCTTCTTGCTTATCCATAACGGCTTTCTGTagcagaaaaaaaaacatgtaactaAGTACACAAATCCATCGCAACAACTGTGCTCAGACAGCTCAGGTTTTACACTTCCTGAAAAGCAAGGTAAACGTCATAAATAGTGATATCCTACTCGGTTCTGACTACTGATATGGTGTGTCTCACCCGTAGCCTGTCCAGCTTCTCCCGGATCTCAATGAATCCCAGATGCAATTTGCCTCCGAAGTGGTCAGCCAGGCGGCGGTCATTGTCATGGAGACCTAGGTAGGCGGAGCACACCTCGCACACCCGGAGCTTCTGCTGCTGGAAGCTGGACGCCGGCATCGAGTTCCTGTATACGTCCTGGGAGAAAGCAACAGTAAACCAGACTGACGTTAGAACTAGGACACTACAAAGTTCTTAGTGCGTATGTTGCGGTGTTGAAGACTAACGTTAATTAGGACATAGTACACAAATGCCTGACCCACTTTCAAATGACTGATATTCACTGACTTTTGGGATTATTTTGAGTGCACATGTGAAATTCCTCTTATACCTGGTGGTTAAACATTAAGAGGACTTGCTGAAACAGGTTTGTatatacatacaaatacacatatataaaaatgttttaacaagttcatctttatttaatcacAGTACAATTCCTAGCTCCTATGATTGGTTGTGACCACAACCATCCTTGACCCCCTGCCAACTGACCTCTGCCTCCTTCTTCATTGTGCGAGTCTTCTCCACCTTCTCCAGGACCTCCTGTGCCTCTTCCACATTGCCCTCGCCCCCCAGCTGCTCTGCCCGAGCCAGCAGCTTACCGATCTCCTCGTTCAGCTCGTGGACCCGCTCAGCCTGTTGATACCAGAGAGAAAGGGTTAGAATTATGACACGGTGACAACCAGAGCAACAAGAACCCCATTTTAATTACAGTTTCTTATACACGGTTGAAATGTCATTTTCTGAAATTAATCAGATACATTCATCTAGAAAAACCAGGAGAACAACACATACCATGGAACTGGATTCCAACTATAGTGTCAATTCACCTAATGAGCATGTGGGGAACTATCTAAGTAAGACAAACAACAAGGGTCGGTCACCTTGGCGGCAACCTCAGCGCTGATCTCATCCTGCGTCTCAGCCAGTCTCTTTTTTGCTAACTCAGTCCTGCGGTCACAGTCAGCGATGAATGACTGAAGGTGCTCAGCAGCCTGCGGTGACAGGGGATGACGAGGAGAGTTTAAAGTCGCCAGATTAGAGAAAAAGCATCAATAGATATTACATGGAGACAAAACAGAAgaaaagaaaaagggagagagaaagagacaatccATTGATCAACAGATCACATGGAGTTTGCATGCAGAGgaaacgtgtgtgtatgtgtggtaaaCATGTATACTAGGTAGGTGACAGTCCAATGTGACTCACATCAAGCTCAAAAAAGTACTCCTGTTGCTTGGATGCGATCTCGAAGTCAGCCCTGAGGGCCAGGTCGTGGACCTTCACACACTCTCCCAGGTCCATTCTCTATACGACGACAAGAAACATCCATTAAATCATTCACTCAATGCTGTACCCAagtcctgtactctggagtgcAATTGACATTGTGTTCTATaaaacactactacacacaaccATTGTGACAAAGACAGTTTCTCACAAACTAGGGGTCATGAGATAACTccaaaatacaataaatacattGTGCTTGGTTCATAGAACTGGGGTTACGTCAGTAAACTTCGTAGCCGCTAGATGTGATTGTAATAAACAGCGGTTACTGTTTTCTTCCTACAAAATGTGGATCTATCTTTAGAACCGTTTAAGCTACGAAATATTATGATCCCATCACTGAAAGATAAGACTCTCAGGAACACGTGCGCTTCTGTCGTTTCCCTCTACAATGGCAGGACACAATAGAACAGAGTGGACAAGACCAGGCACTAAATCAATGAAGATGTTATTTTCTACACAGAAGAGCATAAAAAAATATTGCCTGGTGATCTTCTGAACTTCCCAATACTTCAAACTTTACTTTCTTCAGATTGAAATactgatttgtaatagactgtcTAAGCCCCAAAGAATTACAAATGTATATATCCAAATATGGTCACGGGCCAAAAAAGTTTGGGATCCCCTGGACTAAGTAAGATGTCATGTACTCACAGTGCCGGAGAGAATGTCGTGAGGACAGGAGTCCAGCAAATGACTCTTGCAGACCCGCTCATCTGTAAATTTGATTCTCTGGCGCATGGTGTCCCCTACACGAAAATAAATCAGACAAGGGGAGAGAGTTAGTGAGCAGAGCAATGTCATGTCAATCGCAAGAAGCAATAGCTGTGTCCATACCAGACACCACCTTCCTATTATCCAAAATTGTGATTACGCTGGGTGCGGATGCCCATGTGGATCATTCATTCCTGAAACCAAAACTAGATTAGCTTGCTAAAGTTAAACTAGCTATCTGTCCAACGTTAGCTGTAGCCAGTCAGTATCATCTCGTGGGCCAACAATATCCCAGCTAGCAAACATCAACAATGTGACAAGGTCTGAAACTGAATGTATCTTGTGTTTACTTTACTGTGAACACAACAAGTAGTTAGCCGTCGTTAGCATTCAGCCATTTGTCCCCCAGGCTAAGgtagcttagctagctaacgtcagaTAGCATGATAACAACTAGTTAAAAACATTTCCTCTGAAACATCGAGCGACACTGAAACAATGTAGCTTGTCGTTTACTCACCATCTCTACTTGTGCCCATCAACTGGTCCAACATCGCTCGCATTTGCGCTTGAGCCGACATGTTTCTTGTTTATGTCACCGATACTACACGCCGATGGTGTTTGCTGCATGCAGCCTCGACCACAGGCCTCTGACGGCTCGTGGACGTCGAACAACTTTTCTCAGAGAACCTCAAGTTCTCGTCACGAATAGTTTGAAACGAACTAGCTCGCTAAAACCTTTTCTTGAGACCTTCCACCACCTTAACATTTATAATTATGAAGTTTGTAATACCAATTTACAATGTAAATATTAGGTAGCTAAACCTATTCCGAAATGTTTCCCGTCCCCGTTCGTCTCTCAACTCGAAGTATGGCGAGGGGACAGTATGCTGAGTGGCGGGCAGTGTAATTTCAATTTCGGATTATTGAGGTAAACCCGAAGGTTTTTAGGTAGTTGTGAGACCAACCACAGTCCCTTGTTAGACCGTAAATATCATAGACATATTCTAACGTATTTATTAAATCGGTgtcctttatttttttacttcctCCTCTTTCCGAGCGCGCTCTGCCTCGAAGGAAATGCTGGTTGGTTGAACAGCACAAACTGCTGCAGTTCTCGCGCGCTGGTTGGCTGAATGGCACATAACGTCATTTTGATCGCTCTGTCGTCAGATATCGTACGCATttctatattttatattttatcttTAAGAAAAAAGCGCTATAATAAATGTTAGTCAATGCTAGCGCAAGTACAACTGAGTACAAGTACAAGCGCAATTAAATTGTAGCATAGATGGCATATGAATGCACATCGGCCTAAACTGGACAGTGTGTGAGAAGCACATAATACAACAAGTCTGGAATTATCTATTCTATATATGACTGTTCATACATTGTGATTTACATGTATTAATTAATATCTTGTTGTTTAATCTTTGCTGTCGTCATAAAATGCATTTGGCATTCGGCCAACACCAAGGATAGACATACGCCCTGAACCCACCCATAACATTGCTGTCCCGCCCACCCCAAACTGGAAAAATGTCGACAGCTGTCTTGTGGCTCTCACGGAACCTCGTATCGAGGAATACGGGGGTAGTAAGCCGTAACATCGTCTTGAAACCGTCTAACACAGCGAGACTGAACCAATGTCGAAATGTGGTATCAACAGCAAATGGCGGTGTTCAACCGAAGCCGGATAAAGTGAGTTTCCATGCATGGTCAAGTCGGTTCGTAAGCAGGCTGggtaaccctacacataatgtgGGAGGTTCCTGAATCTTGGAGGAGATTGACAGCAGTCTTTGCCAATCACATTTTAAGGAATTTGGAGAGACAGCTACGGGAGCCAATGAACTTGTGTATATTTGATACGGAAGTAATTTGTCATTATTTTAGCCACTTTTCGTCGAAAAATTATACTATTAAGCTAATATATACATGTTTTATGTAAT
Protein-coding sequences here:
- the LOC112263471 gene encoding centromere protein M isoform X2, which gives rise to MSLLKPFSRLTGLNTANILLVENEEQFQQKLADTVVLQEKTVNVNVLARSLPLPMENEESRPRIDLVVFIIHLTSELSFQSAETSLKYLDPGYFQGKVCFLVTSARNVSVPPERLVSVRTLAASLHCPLLCAEDQTTEGVTTAAHRLLAILKVAAGLVPMATSLYLSTLTRCTVPSDIDQQNFE
- the LOC112263471 gene encoding centromere protein M isoform X1, translating into MSLLKPFSRLTGLNTANILLVENEEQFQQKLADTVVLQEKTVNVNVRLARSLPLPMENEESRPRIDLVVFIIHLTSELSFQSAETSLKYLDPGYFQGKVCFLVTSARNVSVPPERLVSVRTLAASLHCPLLCAEDQTTEGVTTAAHRLLAILKVAAGLVPMATSLYLSTLTRCTVPSDIDQQNFE
- the zgc:158803 gene encoding putative RNA-binding protein Luc7-like 2; translated protein: MSAQAQMRAMLDQLMGTSRDGDTMRQRIKFTDERVCKSHLLDSCPHDILSGTRMDLGECVKVHDLALRADFEIASKQQEYFFELDAAEHLQSFIADCDRRTELAKKRLAETQDEISAEVAAKAERVHELNEEIGKLLARAEQLGGEGNVEEAQEVLEKVEKTRTMKKEAEDVYRNSMPASSFQQQKLRVCEVCSAYLGLHDNDRRLADHFGGKLHLGFIEIREKLDRLRKAVMDKQEGLRLRRREEREKEEERAKEWELEREREREKEREKERERETERVRERERERERGERDRRRTRSRSSERYREGGSSSSHRSRRHRSSRPREEGGGERDRERERKHRHKDGHRSRSHSHRSKRKRSSRDRSSHTRDREPRSPSQRSPSGRSPSGRSPSQERWRESGGEGPPRSREQDDRPEPMTREDRERSTSPEMMARGRERERSLSLERDRRSSSDGERESGEI